In a single window of the Sediminicoccus sp. KRV36 genome:
- a CDS encoding flagellar motor protein MotB gives MAKRGKGDGGITVIKRIEAGGHGHHGGAWKVAYADFVTAMMAFFLLMWLLNATTEEQRRGIADFFNPSNALASGTSGTGMPFGGMTPHSAGNMAADTGAIRIERGPRPTEQEMEEDDTDRPAEPVRRVQGPPGDEDARSERVDSVSAPAGNPPLAHLESSGPASEAHLPLTGEALRRREAARTEQERFEDMADALRQTFLADPALAELARQVLVEITPEGLRVQLLEADGQPMFAAGGAAPTERARQMIQRVAQAAARLPNPIQVTGHTDSTPFRGGGARSNWDLSAERANATRRLLSEAGVAEARIRGVTGMADRDPLLPQQPQAAGNRRVAITLLRQAEAFGTGGGR, from the coding sequence GGATGGCGGCATCACCGTCATCAAGCGGATCGAGGCGGGCGGGCATGGCCATCATGGCGGCGCCTGGAAGGTCGCCTATGCCGATTTCGTGACCGCGATGATGGCGTTCTTCCTGCTGATGTGGCTGCTCAACGCCACCACCGAGGAACAGCGCCGCGGCATCGCCGACTTCTTCAACCCTTCCAACGCTCTGGCCAGCGGCACCTCGGGCACCGGCATGCCCTTTGGCGGGATGACGCCGCACAGCGCGGGCAACATGGCCGCCGATACCGGCGCCATCCGGATCGAGCGCGGCCCCCGCCCCACCGAGCAGGAGATGGAAGAGGACGACACCGACCGCCCGGCCGAGCCCGTGCGACGCGTCCAGGGGCCGCCAGGCGATGAGGATGCGCGCTCAGAGCGGGTGGATTCGGTCAGCGCGCCAGCCGGCAACCCGCCCTTGGCCCACCTGGAAAGCAGCGGCCCCGCCAGTGAGGCGCACCTCCCCCTCACGGGCGAGGCGTTGCGCCGCCGCGAAGCCGCGCGCACCGAGCAGGAGCGCTTCGAGGATATGGCCGATGCGCTGCGCCAGACCTTCCTGGCCGATCCAGCCCTCGCTGAGCTGGCGCGGCAGGTGCTGGTGGAAATCACGCCCGAAGGGCTTCGCGTGCAGCTCCTGGAGGCCGATGGCCAGCCCATGTTCGCGGCGGGCGGCGCGGCCCCGACCGAGCGCGCGCGCCAGATGATCCAGCGCGTCGCCCAGGCCGCCGCCCGCCTGCCCAATCCCATCCAGGTCACCGGCCATACCGACAGCACGCCCTTCCGGGGTGGCGGCGCGCGCAGCAACTGGGATCTCTCGGCCGAGCGCGCCAATGCCACCCGGCGCCTGCTGAGCGAGGCGGGTGTGGCGGAGGCCCGCATCCGCGGCGTCACCGGCATGGCTGACCGTGATCCGCTGCTGCCGCAACAACCCCAGGCCGCCGGCAACCGCCGCGTCGCCATCACCCTGCTGCGCCAGGCCGAGGCTTTCGGCACGGGAGGTGGCCGATGA
- the motA gene encoding flagellar motor stator protein MotA — translation MTPIAGFVFLLVTVFGGYTIAGGKFGIIMKSLPYEMLMIGGAAIGAFIMANSMHDVKHVLGGIGKILKGPRFKKADYTDLLSLLYYFVRLAQTKGAMALEPHIEKPEESPVFSKFPKIQKDHHATDLICDYLRMVGMNADDPHQIEDTMARELKKLKEEELHPSHAMQNIADALPALGIVAAVLGVIKTMASIDQPPAVLGGMIGGALVGTFLGVLLAYGLMGPLASRLKGVVEEEAAYYEVIRAVIVAHLHGNAPQVSVETGRKVAPSFLMPSFSETETALQELSIA, via the coding sequence ATGACCCCCATCGCGGGCTTCGTCTTCCTGCTGGTCACCGTATTCGGCGGCTACACCATCGCCGGGGGCAAGTTCGGCATCATCATGAAGTCCCTGCCCTATGAGATGCTGATGATCGGCGGCGCCGCCATTGGCGCCTTCATCATGGCCAACTCCATGCATGACGTGAAACACGTGCTGGGCGGCATCGGCAAGATCCTCAAGGGGCCACGCTTCAAGAAGGCCGACTACACCGACCTTCTCTCGTTGCTCTACTACTTCGTCCGGCTGGCCCAGACCAAGGGAGCGATGGCGCTGGAGCCGCACATCGAAAAGCCCGAGGAAAGCCCCGTCTTCAGCAAGTTTCCCAAGATCCAGAAGGATCACCACGCGACGGACCTGATCTGCGACTATCTGCGCATGGTCGGCATGAATGCCGATGATCCGCACCAGATCGAGGATACCATGGCGCGCGAGCTCAAGAAGCTGAAGGAGGAGGAGTTGCACCCCTCCCACGCCATGCAGAATATCGCCGATGCGCTGCCCGCACTCGGCATCGTCGCCGCCGTGCTGGGCGTCATCAAGACCATGGCCTCGATTGACCAGCCGCCCGCCGTACTGGGCGGGATGATCGGCGGCGCGCTGGTCGGCACCTTCCTGGGCGTCCTGCTGGCCTATGGGCTGATGGGGCCGCTCGCCTCCCGCCTCAAGGGCGTGGTGGAGGAGGAGGCCGCCTATTACGAGGTGATCCGCGCCGTCATCGTGGCGCATCTGCACGGCAATGCGCCGCAGGTCTCGGTCGAGACGGGGCGCAAGGTCGCTCCC